A genomic stretch from Hydrogenimonas urashimensis includes:
- a CDS encoding complex I subunit 4 family protein codes for MMEMLLSLIVFLPMLFAMVMGLLRVSHAVLRIGAMLSALAVLALVFYATLHFDPHASGMQFVRHLPWIKNYGISYYLGLDAISLVILLMIAVLMPLLHLYMWHYEKRGYWYNMLLLQTGVTGAVLSLDLILFYLFWETMLLPIFIMIGRYGHGMNQFHAMKILLMTVLGSMAMLFSILYLGYEYYDLHGSWSFAYDRLATLHFDPKTSIWLAAGFLLAFAIKIPLIGFHTWMAPAYSSAPTPALVILSAVMAKLGAYGLWRFGYGVFGPTLSYYEPIIAVLAIIGLLYFAIHAIMENNLRRMFAYSSGSHLSLIALGIVLTNIYAWSGSLYFIATHALASGGIFLMIGLLYQRTGSVHISNLGGIASVAPRFAFLFAFFALCIAGLPGTGGFVGELLIIVGAFQQNLGIGLATATTMLAAMTFVFWMLQRTLFGPARTHTEHFADLNNKEMLMLAPIALLLVVTGIAPSLFAPLFEPQLQEMLHRLALSVGGAS; via the coding sequence ATGATGGAAATGTTGCTCAGTCTGATTGTCTTTCTCCCGATGCTCTTCGCGATGGTGATGGGGCTTTTGAGGGTTTCGCACGCCGTATTGCGCATCGGGGCGATGCTGTCGGCCCTGGCGGTTCTGGCACTGGTGTTTTATGCCACTCTCCATTTCGATCCCCACGCATCGGGGATGCAGTTCGTTCGCCATCTGCCCTGGATAAAAAATTACGGCATCTCCTACTACCTTGGTCTCGATGCGATCTCCCTGGTCATTTTGCTTATGATCGCCGTTTTGATGCCGCTGCTTCATCTTTATATGTGGCATTACGAAAAACGGGGCTACTGGTACAACATGCTGCTGCTGCAAACCGGTGTAACGGGTGCTGTGCTCTCACTGGATCTGATTCTCTTCTATCTCTTCTGGGAGACGATGCTGCTGCCCATCTTTATCATGATCGGGCGCTACGGCCACGGCATGAACCAGTTTCACGCCATGAAAATCCTGCTAATGACGGTGCTTGGCTCCATGGCGATGCTTTTTTCCATTCTTTATCTCGGGTACGAGTATTACGATCTTCACGGTTCGTGGAGTTTCGCGTATGACAGGCTCGCCACTCTCCATTTCGACCCGAAAACATCGATCTGGCTGGCGGCCGGATTCCTGCTGGCGTTTGCGATCAAGATACCCCTCATAGGCTTTCATACCTGGATGGCCCCCGCCTACAGCTCCGCGCCGACTCCCGCGCTGGTGATTCTTTCGGCGGTCATGGCGAAACTTGGTGCGTACGGATTGTGGCGGTTCGGTTACGGTGTTTTCGGCCCGACGCTGAGCTACTACGAACCTATTATCGCCGTTCTTGCCATTATCGGTCTGCTCTATTTCGCCATCCACGCGATCATGGAGAACAATCTGCGGCGCATGTTCGCCTATTCGTCAGGCTCACACCTCTCGCTCATCGCTCTGGGCATCGTTCTTACCAACATCTACGCCTGGAGCGGGAGCCTCTATTTCATCGCGACCCACGCCCTTGCGTCTGGGGGGATTTTTCTAATGATCGGTCTGCTCTACCAGCGCACGGGAAGCGTGCATATCTCCAACCTGGGCGGCATCGCTTCGGTGGCACCGAGGTTCGCCTTTCTTTTCGCCTTTTTCGCTCTCTGTATCGCCGGATTGCCGGGGACCGGTGGATTTGTCGGGGAACTGCTCATCATCGTCGGGGCTTTTCAGCAGAACCTGGGGATTGGTCTGGCCACGGCCACGACGATGCTGGCAGCGATGACGTTTGTCTTCTGGATGCTGCAGCGTACACTATTCGGCCCGGCCAGAACCCATACGGAGCATTTTGCAGATTTGAACAACAAGGAAATGCTGATGCTCGCGCCCATCGCACTGCTGCTTGTCGTTACGGGCATCGCTCCTTCGCTCTTTGCGCCGCTTTTCGAACCCCAGTTGCAGGAGATGCTCCATCGTCTGGCACTGAGTGTGGGAGGTGCGTCGTGA
- the nuoL gene encoding NADH-quinone oxidoreductase subunit L, whose protein sequence is MNPSLSLPILGWILVLPFLGALIIGLLHLAFPRSRSMDGLYALLGISGPILSAMFGAMVLGNMMHAPKGSVFTYTLFQWIAVGRFNIDVTLMADALSAVMLFIVTFVGSLIHIYAVGYMWKERSFGKFFAYFNFFLGSMLLLVLADNPIIMFIGWELVGLASYLLIGWYYEDPANVKAANKAFIVNRVGDFGFISGLGLLFALVGSHGFTFFDIAAHIGDIDIEMVGLVGMLLFIGAMGKSAQIPLFVWLPDAMAGPTPVSALIHAATMVTAGVYMVARFAFMYNMVPDVGVFIASIGAASAILAAVFACYQRDIKKILAYSTMSQLGYMFIGVGLGAYSGGIFHLFTHAFFKALLFMGAGAVIIALHHEQDIFKMGGLRKRMKLVTLTMLIATLAISGIPPFSGFFSKDAILAHAFASHHYLIWTVGVATAYLTAYYMFRLFFVVFVAPAEKNLEPRPLPPTMTWPLVILAAGSALAGFLGVPEAYGGRDGFALFLHLADRPVHVGHLQEMLLDGFNVLVALAGIYVAYVKFVKQAVREEIGAPWQTLLYRTLYIDALYDALFVRPLRGLSRFFDRVVDNRLVDGIIGLGVGGYRLMAGGFALLQNGNVRWYALYIMAGIAGLSLYILQGIGGR, encoded by the coding sequence ATGAACCCCTCTTTGTCGCTGCCGATTCTTGGCTGGATTCTGGTTTTGCCGTTTCTGGGTGCTCTGATCATCGGGCTTTTGCACCTCGCTTTTCCCCGAAGCCGATCCATGGACGGGCTCTACGCGCTGCTTGGCATATCCGGTCCGATACTCTCCGCGATGTTCGGAGCCATGGTACTGGGCAACATGATGCACGCCCCGAAAGGGTCGGTTTTCACCTATACGCTCTTTCAATGGATCGCCGTGGGTCGTTTCAATATCGATGTCACCCTGATGGCCGACGCACTGAGTGCCGTGATGCTCTTTATCGTCACGTTCGTGGGCTCTCTCATCCATATCTACGCTGTCGGGTACATGTGGAAAGAGAGGAGCTTCGGCAAGTTTTTCGCCTATTTCAACTTCTTCCTCGGAAGCATGCTTCTTCTCGTGCTGGCGGACAACCCTATCATCATGTTTATCGGGTGGGAACTGGTAGGACTCGCTTCCTACCTGCTCATTGGCTGGTATTACGAAGACCCGGCCAACGTCAAAGCGGCCAACAAAGCCTTTATCGTCAACAGGGTGGGGGATTTCGGCTTCATCAGCGGCCTGGGGCTGCTTTTCGCCCTGGTCGGAAGCCACGGTTTCACCTTTTTCGATATCGCCGCGCATATCGGCGATATCGACATCGAAATGGTTGGGCTCGTTGGGATGCTTCTTTTCATCGGTGCCATGGGAAAATCGGCGCAGATTCCGCTCTTTGTCTGGCTGCCCGACGCCATGGCCGGCCCCACGCCCGTGTCAGCACTGATACACGCCGCCACGATGGTCACGGCGGGGGTCTATATGGTCGCGCGCTTCGCTTTTATGTACAACATGGTGCCGGACGTTGGCGTTTTCATCGCCTCCATCGGCGCCGCTTCGGCCATCCTCGCGGCGGTTTTCGCCTGCTATCAGCGTGATATCAAAAAGATACTCGCCTATTCGACGATGTCCCAGCTTGGCTATATGTTCATCGGCGTGGGACTGGGGGCTTACAGCGGCGGCATCTTCCATCTCTTCACCCACGCCTTTTTCAAAGCGCTCCTTTTTATGGGGGCGGGTGCGGTGATTATCGCCCTGCATCACGAGCAGGACATTTTCAAAATGGGCGGCTTGCGCAAACGCATGAAGCTGGTCACGCTGACGATGCTGATAGCGACCCTCGCCATCAGCGGTATCCCGCCTTTTTCGGGATTTTTCAGCAAAGACGCCATTCTCGCCCACGCCTTCGCTTCCCATCACTATCTTATCTGGACGGTAGGTGTCGCAACGGCCTATCTGACCGCTTACTACATGTTCCGCCTCTTTTTCGTCGTCTTCGTCGCCCCGGCGGAGAAAAATCTCGAACCGCGGCCGCTTCCTCCGACGATGACATGGCCTCTCGTCATCCTGGCCGCCGGCAGTGCCTTGGCAGGATTCCTCGGTGTGCCGGAAGCCTATGGCGGCCGAGACGGGTTCGCTCTCTTTTTGCATCTTGCCGACCGACCGGTGCATGTAGGGCACCTTCAGGAGATGCTGCTTGATGGTTTCAATGTCCTTGTCGCATTGGCGGGCATCTATGTCGCCTACGTGAAATTTGTCAAACAGGCGGTGCGTGAAGAGATTGGGGCGCCGTGGCAGACACTGCTTTACCGTACTCTGTATATCGACGCCCTTTACGATGCGCTCTTCGTCAGGCCGCTTCGCGGTCTGAGCCGCTTTTTCGACAGGGTGGTCGACAACCGTCTCGTCGACGGCATCATTGGCCTGGGTGTCGGCGGCTACCGTCTGATGGCAGGCGGGTTTGCGCTTTTGCAAAACGGCAATGTCCGGTGGTATGCCCTTTATATCATGGCGGGTATCGCGGGGCTTTCGCTCTATATTCTTCAGGGTATCGGAGGTCGATGA